Proteins encoded together in one Pseudomonas oryzicola window:
- a CDS encoding AI-2E family transporter, whose product MTDVRRWIWLGVALLVAVLLYSLHNILTPFLIGILLAYLADPLVDRLERLGLSRTWGVIVVFGLFTLLLLALLLVLVPLLAKQLLRLYELAPQMLDWLEHVALPWVQNRLGLADGFWKFDRIKAAIGSHMGQTTDMVGMLLSHATASGLALMAWLANMVLIPVVGFYLLRDWDLMMAKLRGLLPRQREPQVMGLAGECHEVLGAFVRGQLMVMVALGVIYSAGLMLVGLELGLLIGMLAGLAAIVPYMGFVIGIGAALVAGLFQFGGDLYPMLGIVAVFMVGQALEGMVLTPLLVGDRIGLHPVAVIFAILAGGELFGFTGVLLALPVAAVIMVLLRHVHDLYKESEMYAGGVDPQL is encoded by the coding sequence ATGACCGACGTACGTCGTTGGATCTGGCTGGGCGTTGCCTTGCTGGTTGCCGTGCTGCTTTATAGTTTGCACAACATCCTCACCCCATTCCTGATCGGTATCCTGCTGGCTTACCTGGCCGACCCGCTGGTCGATCGCCTTGAACGCCTGGGGCTGTCGCGCACCTGGGGCGTGATCGTGGTGTTCGGCCTGTTCACCCTGCTGTTGCTGGCCTTGCTGCTGGTGCTGGTGCCGCTGCTGGCCAAGCAGCTGTTGCGCCTCTACGAACTGGCGCCACAGATGCTCGACTGGCTCGAACACGTGGCCCTGCCCTGGGTGCAGAACCGCCTGGGCCTGGCCGACGGTTTCTGGAAGTTCGACCGGATCAAGGCTGCCATCGGCAGCCACATGGGCCAGACCACCGATATGGTCGGCATGCTGCTGTCGCATGCCACTGCTTCAGGCCTGGCGCTGATGGCCTGGCTGGCCAACATGGTGCTGATCCCGGTAGTTGGCTTCTATCTGCTACGCGACTGGGACCTGATGATGGCCAAGCTGCGTGGCCTGCTGCCGCGCCAGCGCGAGCCGCAAGTGATGGGCCTGGCGGGTGAATGCCATGAAGTGCTGGGGGCGTTCGTGCGCGGGCAACTGATGGTGATGGTGGCCCTGGGGGTCATCTATTCGGCCGGGCTGATGCTGGTGGGGCTGGAGCTGGGCCTGCTGATCGGCATGCTCGCCGGGCTGGCAGCCATCGTGCCGTACATGGGGTTTGTCATCGGCATCGGCGCGGCCCTGGTGGCGGGGCTGTTCCAGTTCGGTGGCGACTTGTATCCGATGCTGGGCATCGTTGCGGTGTTCATGGTTGGCCAGGCGCTGGAAGGCATGGTGCTGACGCCGTTGCTGGTGGGGGACCGCATCGGCCTGCACCCGGTGGCGGTGATCTTCGCCATCCTGGCCGGTGGTGAACTGTTCGGCTTCACCGGCGTGCTGCTGGCGCTGCCGGTGGCTGCGGTGATCATGGTGCTGCTGCGGCATGTGCACGACCTGTACAAGGAGTCGGAGATGTACGCCGGGGGTGTCGACCCGCAGCTGTGA
- the purM gene encoding phosphoribosylformylglycinamidine cyclo-ligase: protein MSKQPSLSYKDAGVDIDAGEALVERIKGVAKRTARPEVMGGLGGFGALCEIPAGYKQPVLVSGTDGVGTKLRLALNLNKHDSIGQDLVAMCVNDLVVCGAEPLFFLDYYATGKLNVDVAATVVTGIGAGCELAGCSLVGGETAEMPGMYEGEDYDLAGFCVGVVEKAEIIDGSKVATGDALIALPSSGPHSNGYSLIRKILEVSATDIENTQLDGKPLTELLMAPTRIYVKPLLQLIKNTGAVKAMAHITGGGLLDNIPRVLPANAQAVIDVASWQRPAVFDFLQEKGNVDEHEMHRVLNCGVGMVICVAQDQVEAALNELRAAGEQPWVIGHIAEAAEGAAQVELQNLKAH, encoded by the coding sequence ATGAGCAAGCAACCCTCCCTGAGCTACAAGGACGCCGGTGTAGACATCGACGCCGGCGAAGCACTGGTCGAACGCATCAAGGGCGTGGCAAAACGCACCGCACGCCCTGAAGTCATGGGTGGCCTGGGCGGCTTCGGCGCCCTCTGCGAGATCCCGGCCGGCTACAAGCAACCGGTGCTGGTCTCCGGCACCGACGGCGTCGGCACCAAGCTGCGCCTGGCGCTGAACCTGAACAAGCACGACAGCATCGGCCAGGACCTGGTCGCCATGTGCGTCAACGACCTGGTGGTGTGCGGTGCCGAGCCGCTGTTCTTCCTCGACTACTATGCCACCGGCAAGCTCAACGTCGATGTGGCTGCCACCGTGGTCACCGGCATTGGCGCCGGTTGCGAACTGGCCGGCTGCTCGCTGGTCGGCGGTGAAACCGCCGAGATGCCGGGCATGTACGAAGGCGAAGACTACGACCTGGCCGGCTTCTGCGTCGGCGTGGTAGAAAAGGCCGAGATCATCGACGGTTCCAAGGTCGCTACCGGCGACGCGCTGATCGCCCTGCCCTCCTCGGGCCCGCACTCCAACGGCTATTCGCTGATCCGCAAGATCCTCGAAGTGTCCGCCACCGACATCGAGAACACCCAGCTGGACGGCAAGCCGCTGACCGAGCTGCTGATGGCACCGACCCGCATCTACGTCAAGCCGCTGCTGCAGCTGATCAAGAACACCGGCGCGGTCAAGGCCATGGCCCACATCACCGGTGGCGGCCTGCTGGACAACATCCCGCGCGTACTGCCGGCCAACGCCCAGGCGGTCATCGACGTGGCCAGCTGGCAGCGCCCGGCGGTGTTCGACTTCCTGCAGGAAAAAGGCAACGTCGACGAGCATGAAATGCACCGCGTGCTGAACTGCGGCGTCGGCATGGTCATCTGCGTAGCCCAGGACCAGGTAGAAGCTGCACTGAACGAACTGCGCGCCGCTGGCGAGCAGCCATGGGTGATCGGTCACATCGCCGAAGCCGCCGAGGGCGCTGCCCAGGTCGAGCTGCAGAACCTCAAGGCACACTGA
- the hda gene encoding DnaA regulatory inactivator Hda: MKPPIQLPLGVRLRDDATFINYYPGANAAALGYVERLCEADAGWTESLIYLWGKQGVGRSHLLQAATHRFQQRGEPAVYLPLAQLLDRGVELLDYLAQYELVCIDDLHVIAGKADWEEAMFHLFNRLRDSGRRLLLAASASPRELPIKLPDLKSRLTLALVFQMRGLSDEDKLRALQLRASRRGLHLTDEVGHFILTRGARSMSALFDLLERLDQASLQAQRKLTIPFLKETLGW; encoded by the coding sequence ATGAAACCACCGATCCAGTTGCCCCTGGGTGTGCGCCTGCGCGATGACGCCACCTTCATCAACTACTATCCGGGCGCCAATGCTGCGGCATTGGGTTACGTCGAGCGGCTATGCGAAGCCGACGCCGGCTGGACCGAGAGCCTTATCTACCTGTGGGGCAAGCAGGGGGTTGGCCGTAGCCACCTGCTGCAGGCCGCCACCCACCGCTTCCAGCAACGCGGCGAGCCCGCCGTGTACCTGCCCCTGGCGCAATTGCTCGACCGTGGCGTCGAGCTGCTCGACTACCTGGCCCAGTACGAACTGGTGTGCATCGACGACTTGCATGTCATCGCCGGCAAGGCTGACTGGGAAGAGGCCATGTTTCACCTGTTCAACCGTCTGCGTGACAGCGGTCGGCGCCTGCTGCTGGCGGCCTCGGCATCGCCGCGCGAGCTGCCGATCAAGCTGCCGGACCTGAAGTCGCGGCTGACCCTGGCCCTGGTGTTCCAGATGCGCGGCCTGTCCGACGAAGACAAGCTGCGCGCCCTGCAATTGCGAGCTTCGCGCCGTGGTCTGCACCTTACCGACGAAGTCGGCCACTTCATCCTTACCCGCGGCGCACGCAGCATGAGCGCCCTGTTCGACCTGCTCGAACGCCTCGACCAGGCCTCGTTGCAGGCGCAACGCAAGCTCACCATCCCGTTCCTCAAGGAAACCCTGGGCTGGTAA
- the mazG gene encoding nucleoside triphosphate pyrophosphohydrolase, with protein MTYTLDDLLHLMARLRDPQYGCPWDLQQNYASIVPHTIEEAYEVADTIERGDFEHLQGELGDLLFQVVYYSQLAREEGRFEFDGVVDSITRKLIRRHPHVFPTGELYAPVDTPSLSEAQVKSRWEEIKAEERAEKCQPEQLSLLDDVPAALPALSRAAKLQKRAATVGFDWPEALPVLDKVREELDEVLQAMADGDGDALEDEIGDLLFATVNLARHLKHDPEHALRRANRKFERRFRFIEQVLRDSGRPIEDCNLDELDALWGEAKRQEKNLPSCG; from the coding sequence ATGACCTACACCCTTGACGATCTGCTGCACCTCATGGCCCGCCTGCGCGACCCGCAGTACGGCTGCCCGTGGGACCTGCAGCAGAACTACGCGAGCATCGTCCCGCACACCATCGAAGAAGCCTACGAGGTTGCCGACACCATCGAGCGTGGCGATTTCGAGCATCTGCAAGGTGAACTGGGCGACCTGCTGTTCCAGGTGGTCTACTACAGCCAGCTGGCCCGCGAAGAGGGGCGCTTCGAATTCGATGGCGTGGTCGACAGCATCACCCGCAAACTCATTCGCCGCCATCCGCATGTGTTTCCCACCGGTGAGCTGTATGCGCCGGTGGACACCCCAAGCTTGAGCGAGGCCCAGGTCAAGTCGCGCTGGGAAGAAATCAAGGCCGAGGAGCGTGCGGAAAAGTGCCAGCCTGAACAGTTGTCGCTGCTCGACGATGTGCCAGCGGCATTGCCGGCGTTGTCGCGTGCCGCCAAACTGCAAAAGCGCGCGGCCACCGTCGGTTTCGACTGGCCTGAGGCATTGCCCGTGCTGGACAAGGTCCGCGAGGAACTGGACGAAGTGCTGCAGGCCATGGCCGACGGCGATGGCGATGCGCTCGAGGATGAAATCGGTGACCTGCTGTTCGCCACCGTCAACCTGGCCCGCCACCTCAAGCACGACCCGGAACATGCCCTGCGCCGCGCCAACCGCAAGTTCGAACGGCGTTTTCGCTTCATCGAACAGGTGTTGCGCGACAGTGGGCGCCCCATCGAAGATTGTAACCTTGACGAGCTGGATGCCCTATGGGGTGAAGCCAAACGTCAGGAAAAGAACCTGCCCAGCTGCGGCTGA
- a CDS encoding PQQ-dependent sugar dehydrogenase, producing the protein MKHLMPWLFVASLTACGETALLDVHDGSGPTPQLPAPTKTILPTVNIAPAVGWPNDVKPQAAPGTQVKAFASGLEHPRWLYLLPNGDVLVAETNAPAKPEDGKGLRGWVMNKVMKRAGAGVPSANRITLLRDADHDGVAEIRIAFIEGLNSPFGMALVGKDLYIADTDKLLRYHYEPGAMQLRGDGQRVVELPAGPLNHHWTKNVIASPDGKSLFVTVGSNSNVGENGLDKEQGRAAIWQVDPASGQHRLFATGLRNPNGLAWEPHSGVLWTAVNERDEIGSDLVPDYITSVKDGGFYGWPYSYYGQHVDARVQLPDPEKVARALVPDYAVGPHTASLGLAFAEPGALPAPFEQGAFVGQHGSWNRKPHSGYKVIFVPFDASGKPSGQPVDLLTGFLNAHGEAMGRPVGVINDGRGGVLVADDVGNVIWRVSKAR; encoded by the coding sequence ATGAAACACCTGATGCCTTGGCTGTTCGTCGCCAGCCTGACCGCCTGCGGCGAAACCGCTCTGTTGGATGTACACGATGGCAGTGGCCCTACCCCTCAACTGCCTGCTCCAACCAAGACGATCCTGCCAACCGTAAACATCGCCCCAGCAGTGGGATGGCCCAACGATGTCAAGCCTCAAGCAGCACCAGGCACTCAGGTGAAAGCGTTCGCCAGCGGTTTGGAACACCCCCGCTGGCTTTATCTACTGCCCAACGGCGATGTACTGGTGGCCGAAACCAACGCGCCGGCCAAACCCGAAGACGGCAAAGGCCTGCGTGGCTGGGTGATGAACAAGGTGATGAAACGCGCAGGTGCGGGGGTACCCAGCGCCAATCGCATCACCCTGCTGCGTGATGCCGACCATGATGGCGTAGCCGAAATACGCATCGCCTTCATCGAAGGCCTCAACTCTCCTTTCGGCATGGCCCTGGTCGGCAAGGACCTGTACATCGCCGACACGGACAAGCTGCTGCGCTATCACTATGAGCCCGGGGCGATGCAGTTGCGCGGCGATGGCCAGCGAGTAGTTGAACTGCCCGCCGGCCCGCTCAACCACCACTGGACCAAGAACGTGATCGCCAGCCCCGATGGCAAGTCGCTTTTCGTCACGGTGGGCTCCAACAGCAACGTCGGCGAGAACGGTCTGGACAAGGAACAAGGCCGCGCGGCGATCTGGCAGGTAGACCCTGCCAGCGGCCAGCACCGCCTGTTTGCCACCGGCCTGCGCAACCCCAACGGGTTGGCCTGGGAGCCACACAGCGGCGTGCTGTGGACGGCAGTCAACGAGCGCGACGAGATCGGCAGCGACCTGGTTCCGGACTACATCACCTCGGTGAAGGACGGCGGCTTCTATGGCTGGCCCTACAGCTACTACGGTCAGCATGTGGACGCGCGCGTGCAACTGCCTGATCCCGAGAAAGTGGCCAGGGCGCTGGTACCGGACTATGCCGTGGGCCCACACACGGCGTCGCTAGGGTTGGCATTCGCCGAACCCGGTGCGCTGCCTGCGCCGTTCGAGCAGGGCGCATTCGTTGGCCAGCACGGGTCGTGGAACCGCAAGCCGCACAGCGGCTACAAGGTGATTTTCGTGCCGTTCGACGCATCGGGAAAACCATCGGGCCAACCCGTGGACCTGCTCACCGGGTTTCTCAATGCCCATGGCGAGGCCATGGGGCGCCCGGTAGGGGTGATCAACGACGGGCGCGGCGGAGTGCTGGTAGCCGATGACGTCGGCAATGTGATCTGGCGGGTGAGCAAGGCCCGATGA
- the cobO gene encoding cob(I)yrinic acid a,c-diamide adenosyltransferase, giving the protein MSESTERDERHLARMQRKKAIIDERIANSPNECGLLLVLTGNGKGKSSSAFGMLARALGHGMQCGVVQFIKGRNSTGEELFFRRFPEQVRYHVMGEGFTWETQDRQRDIAAAEAAWAVSRQLLQDPGVQFVVLDELNIALKHGYLDLDQVLADIQARPPMQHVIVTGRAAKPEMIELADTVTEMGMLKHAFQAGIRAQKGVEL; this is encoded by the coding sequence ATGAGCGAGTCCACCGAACGCGACGAACGCCACCTGGCGCGCATGCAGCGCAAGAAAGCGATCATCGACGAACGTATCGCCAATTCCCCCAACGAATGCGGCCTGCTGCTGGTGCTGACCGGCAATGGCAAGGGCAAGAGCAGCTCGGCCTTTGGCATGCTCGCACGCGCCCTGGGCCATGGCATGCAATGCGGTGTGGTGCAGTTCATCAAGGGCCGCAACAGTACCGGCGAAGAGCTGTTCTTCCGTCGCTTTCCGGAGCAGGTGCGCTACCACGTGATGGGCGAGGGCTTTACCTGGGAAACCCAGGATCGCCAGCGCGACATTGCCGCCGCAGAAGCGGCCTGGGCCGTGTCGCGCCAGTTGCTGCAGGACCCGGGCGTACAGTTCGTGGTGCTGGATGAACTGAACATTGCCCTCAAGCATGGCTACCTCGACCTCGACCAGGTGCTGGCCGACATCCAGGCGCGCCCGCCGATGCAGCATGTGATCGTCACTGGCCGCGCCGCCAAACCGGAAATGATCGAACTGGCCGACACCGTGACCGAGATGGGCATGCTCAAGCATGCGTTCCAGGCCGGGATCCGCGCGCAGAAGGGCGTCGAACTGTGA
- a CDS encoding DUF2066 domain-containing protein has product MRLFNILAAGCLALISATVQAENVAGLYQVREPVTGPGAEARAAATAKALDTLVLRLTGDPKAAQNPALAELRKDPQQIINQVGSEAGPPESVLVEFDPGSTERALRKAGLALWGSNRPSILGWWLNDSAEGSSLVGDGQASAQPLRRAAQHRGLPLRLPLADLQEQLVANAEHIEGGDPAPLREASERYGADALLAVHAREADGKWQGKWQLWLGDQREQGSADGADPAALADAVMQAVSVRLAPRYVTRPGASSQLQVQVQGMNLQRYAELARVLEPYGPRLQMAEGSTLTYAVTANREQLRAQLGLARLQELPAEQAPASPTPPAVAAGAGVPPAAAAQPVAVPFDGLRFRW; this is encoded by the coding sequence ATGCGTTTGTTCAATATTCTGGCAGCCGGTTGTCTGGCCCTGATCTCGGCCACCGTCCAGGCTGAAAATGTCGCTGGCCTTTACCAGGTACGCGAACCGGTGACCGGGCCGGGCGCCGAAGCCCGTGCAGCGGCTACCGCCAAGGCCCTCGACACCCTGGTGCTGCGCCTGACCGGCGACCCCAAGGCGGCGCAGAACCCGGCATTGGCCGAGCTGCGCAAGGACCCGCAGCAAATCATCAACCAGGTGGGCAGCGAAGCCGGGCCACCCGAATCGGTGCTGGTCGAATTCGACCCCGGCAGTACCGAGCGGGCCTTGCGCAAGGCCGGCCTGGCCTTGTGGGGCAGCAACCGGCCATCGATCCTGGGCTGGTGGCTGAACGACAGTGCCGAAGGCAGCAGCCTGGTCGGCGACGGCCAGGCCAGCGCCCAGCCGCTGCGCCGCGCCGCCCAGCACCGCGGGTTACCGCTGCGTCTGCCGCTGGCCGACCTGCAGGAGCAACTGGTGGCCAACGCCGAGCATATCGAAGGCGGCGACCCGGCACCGTTGCGCGAAGCATCCGAGCGCTACGGCGCCGATGCCCTGTTGGCGGTGCATGCCCGTGAAGCCGACGGCAAGTGGCAAGGCAAATGGCAGTTGTGGCTGGGCGACCAACGCGAGCAAGGCAGTGCCGACGGGGCCGATCCGGCAGCCTTGGCTGATGCCGTGATGCAGGCGGTCAGCGTCCGCCTGGCGCCGCGTTACGTCACGCGCCCCGGTGCCAGCAGCCAGTTGCAGGTGCAAGTGCAGGGGATGAACCTGCAGCGCTACGCCGAGCTGGCACGTGTGCTCGAACCTTACGGCCCACGCCTGCAGATGGCCGAGGGCAGCACTCTGACCTATGCGGTAACCGCCAACCGTGAACAGCTGCGGGCTCAGCTTGGCCTGGCCAGGCTGCAGGAGCTACCCGCCGAACAGGCGCCGGCGTCGCCAACCCCGCCAGCTGTGGCCGCGGGGGCGGGCGTGCCACCCGCCGCGGCGGCCCAGCCTGTAGCCGTGCCGTTCGACGGCCTGCGTTTTCGCTGGTAA
- the purN gene encoding phosphoribosylglycinamide formyltransferase, with translation MPSKTCNVVVLLSGSGSNLQALIDSCQGQDSPVCIRAVVSNRADAYGLQRAAAAGIDSVVLEHTQFDSREAFDAALMARIDGFAPDLVVLAGFMRILSGDFVRHYQGRLLNIHPSLLPKYKGLHTHRRALEAGDAEHGCSVHFVTEELDGGPLVVQAVVPVVSDDTVESLAQRVHRQEHLIYPLAVRWYAEGRLRLGEYGALLDGQPLAASGHLIRS, from the coding sequence ATGCCAAGCAAGACCTGCAATGTAGTGGTACTGCTGTCGGGCTCCGGCAGCAACCTGCAAGCCCTGATCGACAGTTGCCAAGGCCAGGACAGCCCGGTGTGCATCCGCGCGGTGGTTTCCAACCGCGCCGACGCCTACGGGCTGCAACGCGCTGCGGCGGCCGGCATCGACAGCGTCGTGCTCGAGCACACCCAGTTCGACAGCCGTGAAGCCTTCGATGCCGCGCTGATGGCGCGCATCGACGGCTTTGCTCCGGACCTGGTGGTGCTGGCCGGTTTCATGCGCATCCTCAGTGGTGACTTCGTGCGTCACTACCAGGGTCGCCTGCTCAATATCCACCCGTCGCTGCTGCCCAAGTACAAGGGCCTGCATACCCATCGGCGGGCACTGGAGGCAGGCGACGCCGAGCACGGCTGCAGCGTACACTTCGTGACTGAGGAACTCGATGGCGGCCCATTGGTCGTACAGGCTGTAGTGCCGGTGGTGTCTGACGACACCGTCGAAAGCCTGGCCCAGCGGGTACACCGTCAGGAACATCTGATCTACCCGCTGGCGGTGCGCTGGTATGCTGAAGGGCGCTTGCGTCTTGGCGAATACGGCGCATTACTGGATGGCCAACCCTTGGCGGCCAGCGGTCACCTGATTCGATCCTAG
- a CDS encoding DUF3108 domain-containing protein — MRRALLLALAVLALPLQAADLKPFSASYTADWKQLPMSGTAERSLVKNANGTWDLNFKASMMIASLTEQSTLRMDNDTLLPQQYHFERGGLGKAKKVDLNFDWNAKKVTGSDRGDAINLPLNRGVLDKSSYQLALQHDVAAGKKSMTYQVVDGDEIDTYDFRVLGTEKVTTKTGQVDAVKVERVRDPSQSKRITELWFAKNWDYLLVQLRQVETDGKEYVIVLQDGTVDGKPVKGN; from the coding sequence ATGCGTCGCGCCCTGCTCTTGGCTCTCGCCGTGCTCGCCCTGCCGCTCCAGGCAGCTGATCTGAAGCCTTTCTCGGCCAGTTACACCGCCGACTGGAAGCAGCTGCCCATGAGCGGCACCGCCGAGCGCAGCCTGGTCAAGAATGCCAACGGTACCTGGGACCTTAACTTCAAGGCCTCCATGATGATCGCCAGCCTGACCGAGCAAAGCACCCTGCGCATGGACAACGATACCCTGCTGCCGCAGCAGTATCACTTCGAGCGCGGCGGCCTGGGCAAGGCCAAGAAGGTGGACTTGAACTTCGACTGGAACGCCAAGAAGGTTACCGGCAGCGATCGTGGCGATGCCATCAACCTGCCGCTGAACCGTGGCGTGCTGGACAAGTCGTCCTACCAGCTGGCCCTGCAACATGACGTGGCCGCTGGCAAGAAAAGCATGACCTACCAGGTGGTCGACGGTGACGAGATCGACACCTACGACTTCCGCGTCCTGGGCACCGAAAAGGTCACCACCAAGACCGGCCAGGTCGATGCGGTGAAGGTCGAGCGTGTACGTGACCCTAGCCAGAGCAAGCGCATCACCGAGCTGTGGTTTGCCAAGAACTGGGATTACCTGCTGGTGCAGCTGCGCCAGGTCGAAACCGATGGCAAGGAATACGTGATCGTGCTGCAGGATGGCACGGTCGATGGCAAGCCGGTGAAGGGCAACTGA
- a CDS encoding DUF2058 domain-containing protein — protein sequence MSLSLRDQLLKAGLVNQKQVSQANKAEKKQKRLEHKGQVEVDDSQQRMAKEAMAEKAKRDQELNRQQQEKAEQKARAAQIKQLIEATRLPKLNTEDYYNFVDDKKVKRIAVNALMRTKLSNGALAVVSFAGGYEVIPREAAVKIQERDPSRILLLNTHVEEADEDDPYAAYKIPDDLMW from the coding sequence ATGAGCCTTTCCCTTCGCGACCAATTGCTCAAAGCCGGTCTGGTCAACCAGAAACAGGTTTCCCAGGCCAACAAGGCCGAGAAGAAACAGAAACGCCTGGAGCATAAAGGCCAGGTCGAGGTGGACGACAGCCAGCAGCGCATGGCCAAGGAAGCCATGGCCGAAAAGGCCAAGCGTGACCAGGAACTGAACCGCCAGCAGCAGGAGAAGGCCGAGCAGAAGGCCCGGGCGGCGCAGATCAAGCAACTGATCGAAGCCACCCGCCTGCCCAAATTGAACACCGAGGACTACTACAACTTCGTCGACGACAAGAAGGTCAAGCGCATTGCCGTCAATGCCCTGATGCGCACCAAGCTGAGCAATGGCGCGTTGGCCGTGGTGTCGTTTGCCGGTGGTTATGAGGTGATCCCCCGCGAAGCGGCGGTGAAGATCCAGGAACGCGACCCCAGCCGTATCCTGCTGCTCAACACCCATGTCGAGGAAGCGGACGAGGACGACCCGTATGCGGCCTACAAGATCCCGGACGATCTGATGTGGTAA
- a CDS encoding C40 family peptidase, translating to MLKRFAPLVPLALVTLLFGCAAHGPASHSEQQLQDHNPIAAESAFKAKASSSSVFGEPEELATEDDLEAFSSSKPYQLPVLADSILERGMSLIGTRYRFGGTSEKSGFDCSGFIGYLFREEAGVTLPRSTREMINVDAPKVARNRLKPGDLLFFSTNGRGRVSHAGIYLGDNQFIHSSSRRSGGVRIDSLGDSYWSKTFIEAKRALAMAPTNIARN from the coding sequence ATGCTGAAGCGCTTCGCACCCCTCGTGCCACTCGCACTCGTGACCCTGCTTTTTGGCTGTGCGGCCCATGGCCCGGCTTCTCATTCAGAGCAGCAGCTCCAGGATCACAACCCGATCGCCGCAGAATCGGCGTTCAAGGCCAAAGCTTCCTCCTCGTCGGTATTCGGCGAGCCGGAAGAACTGGCCACCGAAGATGACCTGGAGGCGTTCTCCAGCAGCAAGCCTTACCAGCTGCCAGTCTTGGCTGACAGCATTCTCGAGCGTGGCATGTCGCTGATCGGCACCCGTTACCGTTTCGGCGGCACCTCGGAGAAGTCCGGCTTCGACTGCAGTGGTTTCATCGGCTACCTGTTCCGCGAAGAGGCGGGCGTGACCCTGCCGCGTTCGACGCGTGAAATGATCAACGTCGATGCCCCGAAGGTGGCGCGCAACAGGCTCAAGCCGGGTGACCTGCTGTTCTTCAGCACCAACGGCCGCGGCCGCGTCAGCCACGCCGGCATCTACCTGGGTGACAACCAGTTCATCCACTCCAGCAGCCGCCGCAGCGGTGGCGTGCGCATCGACAGCCTCGGTGACAGCTACTGGAGCAAGACCTTCATCGAAGCCAAGCGCGCCTTGGCCATGGCGCCGACCAATATCGCGCGCAACTGA
- a CDS encoding C40 family peptidase: MVKMARFAFISLAALLAACSSRAPAPAPVVQPQVTYSQPSPSPIADDVLMRAIGLVGTPYRWGGNTPDSGFDCSGLIKYVYRDAAGISLPRSTREMIVMRAPTVDAGSLQSGDLVFFATGGGSQVSHAGIYVGEGRFVHAPSTGGTVRLDYLSNSYWAKAYLQAKRVIPSGHLAQNP, from the coding sequence ATGGTAAAAATGGCGCGCTTCGCATTTATCTCCCTGGCAGCCCTGCTGGCTGCCTGCTCCAGCCGCGCGCCTGCGCCGGCCCCTGTGGTACAGCCACAGGTTACCTACAGTCAGCCCAGCCCATCGCCAATCGCCGACGACGTGTTGATGCGTGCCATCGGCCTGGTGGGTACGCCTTATCGCTGGGGCGGCAATACACCGGATTCCGGCTTCGACTGCAGTGGCTTGATCAAGTATGTCTACCGGGATGCGGCTGGCATCAGCTTGCCGCGTTCGACGCGAGAGATGATCGTCATGCGTGCGCCGACAGTGGATGCTGGGTCGCTGCAGTCCGGTGACCTGGTGTTCTTTGCCACTGGTGGTGGTTCGCAGGTCAGCCATGCCGGCATCTATGTCGGTGAAGGGCGCTTCGTGCATGCACCTTCCACAGGCGGCACGGTGCGCCTGGACTACCTGTCCAACAGCTACTGGGCCAAGGCCTACCTGCAGGCCAAGCGGGTGATCCCTTCGGGCCACCTGGCGCAGAATCCGTGA